In Nitrospirota bacterium, the DNA window CTGAACCGCATGCCGCTCCACGATCTGGAGCAATTGCCGCTGTTTGCTGATGAAGACGACAGGCCCATCTGCCCGCTTTGTCGTGGAGATTTGTCCATCATGATATCGAAGCTGATAGGTCGGGACATCGACGAATGCGATTCGATTGTGTTTGGCAATTCGAAGCACCAAATCGTACCCGTCAAATAGGGACAGGCCTTCATCGTGATATCCGACCGAATCAAGCACGCTTCGACGCACCAGTACCGAATTGGTGAACACGAACAGAACTCTGAGGTATTGATTGAAGATATGTCCGAAATGGATCCTCCGGTCCGACCACGAAAGACAGTCGATCCCGGCCTCCTTCAATGACAACGATGTATCGAAGTACCGGTCGTAGGTTTCGCCGTTTCGAAATGCAGGAGCGTGATACGTTTTCAGATGATACTCCTCCGCGATGCCGTCACCGAATCCCGAGAACTCCGAATACACCAAGCCGACATCGGGGAACTGATCCAGAACCTGCACCTGCAACGCAAGCTTGTGAGGAAGATACCGATCGTCGGAATCCAGGAACGCCACATATCTCCCCTTGGCGACTTTCATCCCCGCATTTCTTGCATGCGGCGCCCCACCGTGATTTGTTGTGACAATCGAGATTTTCGGCCGATACGGCTCAAGACGTTCAAGCGTGTCATCACTTGATCCATCATCGACGACGATCACTTCGACGCTCTGGCAGGTCTGGGCAAGCACACTTTCAATGGCCTCAATGAGGAGCGGGCCACGGTTGTATGTCGGGATGATCACACTCACATCCACTTGTGGTGTGGTCTCGGCAGACCGGTTGATACTCACGGCATTCCCCTCACCACGGATAGCAGTTTTTGCTTCAACGATTCCAGGAGGAACCGGCCTGAACCTCGAAAAATCTTCAGGCTCACCGTCTTTCGCGTGCTGTTGGTAAAGCGGCTCTTGAACGGCTCGTCTCCGATCGTGAAATCAAATTCCCGTCGTTGCTGCTCGATCGCATATCCGAGCAAATGCCGAAGCAGGACAAGGCCGGGCGAATGTTTCGCATACGTTACATCAAACGAGGGCTTGTACCACAACAACGTGCCGTTGTAATTAAATCCATAATGGATAGCCATGGGCTTCTCATTAAACTCGACAACTGAAAGCAGAAGCCACTCCTTGTCAGCCATGGCAACGGCGAGATCCCGGTAAAATATTCGGTTACGCTCCTTGAGGAATAAACTAGGACTCTTGCTGCCTGCCCATCGAGCGACGTGCTGCTCAAAGAACCCAGCTAGATACGGAATGACTGCCGTTCCAGTCAGGTCCTTGAACGCAAGGGACCCATTACGCTCAAAATAGTGTTGCCGCCTACGCAACCCCGCCTTGTTGAATATCTTAAGCGCTTCATCCTCGTGCCCTCTAATCAGCAACCTATGGCATTGAAAATGGTCTTGCACCAAGATGCGCTGGCCCGTGCGCTGACAAATGGCCCGAACCAGCTCGATGGTTGACGATTCGCTTGGGATGTTATTCAGCTCGATCACATCCCAGCGTTCACGCATCGCAAAGATCCCGTCGAAAATTTTTTCTAAAACCCTTGGTTTGTCACTCACCGCAAGAAAGTCACAATAGTCCGCCTTGCCATCTCCCATAAACCGAACCAGCCGTTCCCCGATTAGCCCTCGTTGAACCACTAAGGGGGCTACTCCCACCACTCCTGCGGTATTAGACACCGCCACGAGCATCTGCTCATACTGGTCCCCAAACGCCTTAAGCCAGCTCTTTGTCCATTGATGCGTCTGAAATATTGTGTTCGTTTCACTCCCAGCAATCAGGGCATTCCACTGTTTTTCATCAAGCCCGGCAGAATCAATCCCTGGCAGGAGACGAGCCTCCAACTCCGGTGACGGTGCCTTGTGCTTACCCCGGCCAGGCCCCAGCACAGCGGTCACGCTTCGCACCATCCGTTCGTGGTCCTGCAACGTCACATATCCATGTGTCGGGAGGGTCACGATACGACGGGCAACCTCTCGTCCTCCCACGACTTCCCGTTCACCATCTCGAATATGGTCTCGTAATTCCAGCACATCGCTGATCGCAGTCGGATACGAAGCCGTCGCGCCGATTCCATTTGCGCAAAGAGCTGCCACCACCGCATCTCGATATCGAGGATGAATCAGCATTGGAAAACGGAGACAGGCAGGAACGGCCCGTGGGTTGGGCACAATCGGATCGAGGTACGGCCCCCAGGGGAGATCACTCATCAATCGACCGGCATTCTCGATGCGCCGGGCGTTGATCGCATCCAGGCGAGCGAAGAAACGGCGGCCCATCGGTGCCATCCATCCATCGTACTGCGCTAGAGGATAATCGATGCGACAGGCAGTGGTCCCCAGGCCCAGAAACGGAAGCATATTGGGCAGCCAATATCGCCGAGGGTGCAGCAACGCCGCATACACTAGGAGCTTCGCAATATGGATTAGCGATTCACCCGGCGCACACTTCGGCAAGGTGCGCACTTGATCGTCAATCGCCGCCGCGATTCTCTCCGAGTTCGTCACGAGGATCCCGCCGTCGATCGAGGTAATATTCTTACCTTTATCGAGGCTGTAAAGGCCCACGTCGCCCCAAGTCCCAGATGCTTGACCGTCGATCGATCCCCCGAGACACTGAGCCGCATCGTCCACCACAAACACGCCGCGCCCCTTCGCCCACCGTGTGATCGCCGGGAGATCGCTTGGCAAGCCATAGAGGTTGGTGGCGACGACCGCCAGCACCCGTGATCCGTCGATCGTCTCGAGTGCACCAGGAGCAAAATCCAGCGTGGCCGGATCGACATCGGCAAGGCGTACCTTCAACCCGGCCTTGACCACGGAAGATGCGACCGAGAAACAGGTGTACGACGGGATAACCACTTCATCCCGTCGCCCGCCATCCAGCGTTTTCAGTGCGAGAAGCGCGAGCGTCAACGCGGCTCGTCCGGTTGAAACAAACACGCAGTACCGGACCCCGAAGCGCGCGCGAATCTCTTTCTCGAATCGTACGAGTGTATCGTCATCCGTCAGCACATGCCGAGCCCACCACGCGATGTCGGCAATGCCCATCGGCGTTCCCGCTGGCGGTACGAATCGAAACACCGGCATCTTTCAACCCCATTTCCCAGGAAAGAACCGCCGCACACCCCGTCAAATATTCAATGCCGCACTCACGGAATCTCTCTCGCCACCAACGGTCCGAGCATGCTGGTGATCGGCATGGGGAGCATTCGCCACACGCGCATAGCCAATTGAAACTTTGGATTACCCACATTCAGCTGAGGCATCGGACGACCGTCCCGGACAATGTACTGCCAGTACAGCTGCGTGGGATACGTATTCCACTTTTTCTTGAACGTCTCCCCTCCCGAATCGACCGTCGACCGTCCAAGGTGGAATAGTTGATACCCTCGCTCGCACGAATCCTTAATCATCTCCCAATAGAGGACATAGCTCGATTCGAGCTGGCGATACTCCGGCCGCGTCCCCAACCACATTCCTTCGACCGTATGGCCAAAATACCCGTTGAAGGCGGCAGACACGGGGACGCCCTCATAGTCCACAACGAAAATCCTCGCTCGTTCGGGAAAGATCTTCATCACGCACTCGAAGAAACGCTTCTGATAGAGGGGAGTGCCGAGATTCTTCCAGCTCTCGCTCAGAATATCGTAGAACGTATCGAGCAACTCAGGTCCACCGCACCGGACAGTCAGACCTTGCTTGTAGGCCTGCCGGATATGCTTGCGATGGCCGGTCTTGAAGGCATCCCAGATTACGTCAGGATTGTTATCAAGCGTCACCGTGATACTGACCTTGTGTTCGGATGTCTGAAGGTCTCCGTCAAGCTTTCTCGTACTACGGATCTCGAGGTAGTCGACTCGGTGCTGATCGACGATCTTTCTTGCTTCATCGAGGAGCCGCAGTTCGACCCCTGGGTCGTCGGAGCAGGGCCCGCCATAATTCAGAAACGGAAGCGAACAGAGAATTTTCCCGAATACTCGGCCTTTCAAATAGACGAGGGGAAACACGCCACGAATCCGTCCCGCATCGACCGCTGCCAAATAAAATGTCTGATGTCCAAAACAAGACTCATTCACCGCTTTCCAGCCGAATAAATGATAGAACGACGCATGCTCCTGACTGCACACAAACTCGTCCCAAGCCTTTTCGTAACTCTCATCACACTGAATAATTTGCATCACGAATATCCCTCTCGGTCGCTCTAGGCCCTACGTTAGGTCGACTGGCAACGCTCTACAGCAGTCAGACATGACAGCAATCGACGGGCCGTACGTTCAGCAGCTGCGTGGGTCAAGTGGCCCCCATCGTTTGTATACTCCGGCACCAGCATCGGAACGGGATCGCCGTGATGGAGAAACCATGACGGTGTCCCGTCAGGAAACGTCGCTTCCATTTCGGCAAGATCGAACAGGCGTCCGGAACTCCCGTAGGCACCCCGGAGCATCTGATTATATGCATGGCGCCTGGCTTGGTCCCCCCGCTGGCGATTGACGCATCCAGCTTTCTCTCGCAACCAGTCCATGATCCCGCCCCCGATACATATGAGTGGCACCGTGACATGGAAAAAGACAATCTTGGGATATTTATCCCCGAGCAAATCCATCGTACTCTGATAATTCAAAAACAAGGTATCGATATCGGTATTGGCGGTAATATCCACGTAACAGAGCTTAAACAAGGCGACGTCCACACGCTCCCCCACCCCTGATTCAATCACCTGCGCAAAGGCCTGAAGTTTTGAGAACGGGTCGCGGTTCTGCCCTACTCGAAAATGGGCAAACACGGGTCGTCGTAGCGACTCTGCATCGTTGGCTTCAATCACCTCAAGATGGTTGCCAGTCAGCGTCGAAAGCGCCTTCATGATGTCCGCGCCAACCGATTGATGGCCGAAACAAATTCTCATCCGTGCGAGCCCATCCCAAGAGGGCGCTAGGGATCGGTCGGACTTCAGCCCCATCTCCGGTATCACCTGCTATTCCAAATTGTGCAATTCGGTCGGCCGAATCAGAAAGATATCCTCAAGGGCGCGGGCTTTGGCGCAAACACTGTGATCATCGCCAAAGCCAGCCCTTCCCCTAACCGGCCATCGAGGCGAGAGCGAACGCTCGTGACATCTGCCCCCAAGAGTGCGGCTGCGGTGCACTCTGAAACAGAATTTTCAACGGCCCCAAACCTGAGAAGCACCGGCCTCAGTGATCAGGCCATGTCCCACAAAAAACCTAGGAGGGCGTTCCAACGTCGCCGACCGCTTCAATCAATAACGGCTCCATGTGTAGATATCGCGCAACGGCACGCTTCGCATCGATGTCGCGATAGACCCGATCAACCTGCGCAGCCGTCAACCCTGCCGCCACGGCCACGGTCTCTGCCGGAATCTGCCGGTCCTTTGCGTAGAGACAGAGATCCATCTTGTCGTAGGGCAGCGAGAAATAGAATTCCTCTTGGGACTGTGCCAATGAATAGGTGTCGGTTGTCGGGGGGCGGTTGAGAATTTCTTCTGGGACCCCAAGGAATCGAGCGATCTGATACACCTGCGACTTATATAAATGCGCGATGGGTTTGATATCTGCGGAGCCATCGCCATTTTTCACGAAAAATCCCTGATCGTATTCAAGCCGATTAGGCGTTCCTCCAACCGCATAGAGGAACCGGTCGGCGTAGTAGTACTCCATCATCTTTCTTGTCCGCTGCTTGAAATTCGTAGCCGCAACAAGCGCCAAAAATGCATCGGCCGTCAGCCGCACCTTCGTCTGCTTGCCCTCAGGGTCCTGGACCACCACGTACGAGATCCTGAACTCCGAACTATCGAGAGAGGAGAGCACCAGCTTGGATTTATACCCTGCATGGTATTGCGGGACGACAGCCTTGATTGCCTCGTCACGTCGCCGATAACATTCAGCCCCCTGTAGAATGCCGGAGATATCTTCCTTGAACGTTCGAATCCCAAGCTTTTTGGCCAGTAGCTGCCCTAAGCGCAGGCTATCGTCTGAAGAGTCCGATTCCGGCATGAATATTCCCACAACTCGATCGGCCCCCAAGGCATGAACCGAAAGGGCGGCGACAGCGCTGCTGTCGATGCCTCCGGAGAGTCCGACCACCACTCCTTTTCGCTTGAGCTGTTTGAACACGCCCTCCCGCATGAACACACCGATTCGGTCCGCCTCTTTGCTGACATCAAGCTTCAACTGATCCGCCGAGAATATCCCTGACTCTTTCTTCATCGTAACCCTCCCCCAACATTCCGTTGTCATCCAGTGCAGACACTTACCCACTTCAGCAGGTAACCGCGTCATGCCATTTCTAATCCCTCTCAAATCTCTTTCGGCACAGAGTCCCATGAAATGCTCGCGGCTCGTGCAACGGACACGAGCTAGGACGTAACAGGCGCCGATGATTGAACCGCGCGCAAGCTGATTTCGCGAAGATTCTGCCGCAACACCTTACCGGAAGGAGACTTGGGCAGCGCATCGACCACAATAATCGATTTGGGCCGTTTGTATTGCACTAACCCCTGAGCACAATGCGCGAGAAGCTCTTGGTCGGTCGCACAGCCTGCGGGTTTCAGTGTCACGACCGCGCAAATTTTCTGCCCTAAAATCGGATCGTCGACGCCGACCACTCCGGCCTCGTGAACTTGAGGATGCTGCAAGAGCACTTCTTCAATCTCCACAGGACTGATCCGATAGGCACCGGACTTGATCATCTCGCTATTGCGGCCTTCGATCGTCAGATAGCCATCCTCGTCTAATCGTCCCAGATCACCTGTGCGAAGCCATCCATCTCGGAGCGCATCAGCCGTGGTATGAGGATCTTGCCAATACCCTTGCATGATGTTATCCCCCGAAGCATACACTTCACCGACTTCTCCGACACGTGCCTCCGCGCCTCCCTCTTTGACGATCTTTAGAGTCACACCGGGAATTGCGCGGCCGGCTGATCCCTTTTTCACATCCAACAGGTCGGGAGGGAGATAGGTCAACCGTGCAGATGCTTCAGTTTGGCCATACATGATAAACAAACGCGCCCCCGAAAACACCGATCGTACGCGAATCAACAGTTCTGACGGCATTGGACCGCCCGCGTGCGTCAAATACCGAAGTGCAGGGAACGAATATGATTTCAGACTCGAGTGGTTGAGCATGATGGCATAGGTGGTGCCCACACCGGAAAACCCGGTGACTTTCTCCCGCATCATACTTTCCAGAATGACGTGAGGATAGAGAAAGCTGTTTTCGATCACGAGCGTTCCACCGACAAAGAGGTGCGTGAGCATGACTGAATTGCCATAGGCATACATGAATGGAAGAACGGCCATCGCCGAGTCGTCCGACGTAAGTTGCAGATACTCAAGAATCGACTTCGTATTGGCCATCAAATTCCGGTGCGTTAGCATCACGCCCTTCGGCTGGCCTGTCGACCCGGATGTATAAATAATTTGTGCGAGGTCCGCCGGACTCTTGATGGTCGACTCTCCGTGACGACAGGCAATGACCTGGTCGTCCTTCACAATAAATCGCAGGCCGACCGAATTCACATCGTCAATGGTCCAATGCTTGACTGCCGAAGAGGCGATCAGCCCTGTTGCACCAACATGGCGAATAATACGAGCGACCTCTGCGACCGGAACCTGGGGATGGATCGCTACCACAACACCACCGGCCTGAAGCACAGCAAGATATGCGGCGATATAGTCAGGCGAATTCTCCATCCAGAGGATCGCCCGATCTCCTTCTATAAATCCGCCGTCGCTCAACCGGCTCTTCACCGTCGCGACAAGATCTCGCAATCCGCCATAGGTCCATTGTCGGCCCTTATAAACAACGGCGACCTTGTGAGGCCAGGAATCCATCGTTTGAGCAATAACAGTCTCTACGCGCATACCCTCCCCATGCTATTCAACAGACTAAGTTGCAGAGGCCAAAATGAACCAGCGATACCATCTTCCGCTCTTGCGTGGCCTATTGGGAGCGAGCGACGACGCTTCGACGCGCATTTATGCTATAGGCATCAATTGGGGTACGATCCCCACCATCTTCGAGACTCTTCAAGCCTGCAATCAGCGCTCGATGTGCAGGAAGTCGGCCAGAGCCAATGCGAAGAAAGCCCTCGACTCGCATGACGATTATTTCCGCTTCTTCTCTACGTAGCGAGTAATGGCATTGATTGAATCTAGATTCGCCGGAATGAGGTCTTCGTCTTCAACCTTGACTTGAAATTGCTCTTCCAAGAAGGAGACCAACTCCAAGACCCCCGTCGAATCGATAATACCGGACTCTAGGAATGAGGCATCGCCGCTCAGCGCCACCTCTGTCCGTCCAAACAGCAATTTGTCAAGAATATACTTTCGCAGCTCTGTCTCAATCGATGACATGTCACACACTCCTTGGAAAGTTCTTAATAAACCGGTCTATGACCACCTGAGTCGAGAGGACTCCAACCAACGCCATATTATCCTTCATGCTTACAATCTGACCCTGCCTTGCCTTCTCCAATAGCTTTCCAACCGCCCCTGCATCAAACACACCTCCCTCCTGAATGGCGCGAGGAGCAAGCAGCTCTTCGACATACTCAAAGAGCTTGCCCTCCTTCCCGTCGGCAAGAAAACTCTGGCTATCAGGCGCACGGTACGGCTGCTTATGTCTGTTTCTGATCGAACGTGGAATCATGTCTCCGATGGCTGCCTTCAACAGATATTTCTCGTTCAAAACTTTCATCTTGAGCTGCGGAGAAAGTCTCGACGCAAATTCCACGACCCGGTAGTCAAGGAAGGGGAACCGGCCTTCAATGGAATGGGCCATCGCCATCCGATCTCCTTGAGAAGAGAGAATATACCCCGGAAGGAGATGGGCCGCTTCCAGATATTGCGATTGCGAAAAATGATCCCACTGCCCATATCGGCTTGGCAACAAACCTTCAATCGTATGCATCGCATTACAGCTCTTGAGGCTGTCCGCTGTTGCCTTGGAATAGAAAACTTTGAGCTTCGAGGTCATGTCCCAACGAGGCAAGTGAGAAAAAAACGGGCTCTCGACGTCTTCTTTTCTCACATGGAAGAATGCGCGCAGATAGGCGTCGGACTGGGACTGGATATTTTTCATATAGGGATAGAGGCGCCTCAGAAGCATCGGCCGAAACTTTGAGTCCGGGTATTTCGCCCAGAATCGCCGGATCTTCGCTTCCTTGAAAATGTCGTACCCTCCCAGGATTTCATCTGAGCCCTCTCCTGTGAGCACAACTTTATACCCCTGCTCTCGCACCAGCTTAGATAACAGAAATAGAGGGGCGGGAGCCGTCCGCAGGACAGGTTTCTCGGTATGCCAAATCACTTCTGGAAATACTCGACCGATATCCTGGGATGAACAGAGAACGCCTTGGTGATCTGTCCCGAGAAACTGGCTCGCCTCGTTTTGAAAACTACTTTCGTCAAACTCTTTATCTTCAAATGCGATGGAGAATGTTTTTAGATGCGTCGTCCCAAGCTTCTTCACCAGTGCGGCGATCACCGTTGAATCAAGCCCACCGCTCAGATAGGCGCCGACAGGCACATCCGCCCGTAAACGAATCCGAACAGCGTCGAGAAGCAGCTCAAACAGACCCTCTCTCGCTTCTTCTTCCTGCATCAACTCTTTCGAAGGATTGTAGTCGAGGGTCCAATACGGTTTGATCTGAAGATCGCCATGCTCAAGAATTATTGAATGTCCGGGAGGAAGCTCTGACACCCCTTCGAAAATTGTTCGAGGCGGGAGGGTTACCCAAAAAGTGAACAATTCATCCAAGGCCTGCCGATCAATTGCTCGAGACACGGAGGGAACGACCAGCAAGGACTTGATTTCAGATCCAAACACAAACCCTTCAGGAGTCTGTGCATAGAAGAGCGGACGAACCCCCAACCGATCGCGCGAGAGAAATAACCGCTCGCGTCTGGAGTCCCAAATGGCAAAGGCCCACTGCCCATTCAGATCATGAACGCACTCTTCGCCCTTCTCTTCATACAGATGCACAATGACTTCTGTATCCGACTGCGTTTGGAACCGATGCCCCTTTTTGATGAGATCTTCGCGCAATTCGACATAATTGAAAATTTCACCGTTGAAGGTGATCCATACGGTCTTATCCTCGTTATGCATCGGCTGATGCCCACCGCCGACGTCAATAATGCTGAGCCTCGCGTGAGCGAGCCCCACGGGTCCAGACAGGTGGAATCCTGCCGCATCCGGCCCCCGATGATTCACCAAGCCGATCATCCGTTGGAGCAACGGCTTCTCAACGGCAGCGTTGGGGTACTTTACAATTCCTGCAATGCCACACATAGAGAGATCTCAGGTTTATCGGAAGGACAAATTCACCACGAGAACCCTACAGTCTTGCCTGCATTCTTCTTGGAACCAGCAATACCGCAGGAATGAGAGAAGCTGGATGAGCTGCCACATTCCCGGCACATAGACCAGGAACGATTCTTCAAAAACTTATGCCTTTCCCCCTTGGCTCTTGGCCACAAGCCCGTGGGCTTAAAGCCTGAAGATTTAGAAAGGAATGGGCTCTGGAACTCCGGTGAATTCCGGTAATACACACTTCCATCCAGGAGAACCAGGTGAACGCCCATCCCGGTTAATCTTACCTGAAAATTACAGATTGATAACTGAATTCAGATCTAGAACAATTCACATTTGGCAAGTCAGGATTGTCAATAAAAGCATGGCTCGTTGCTGTCCATTCATCTCCTGTTCGAACACTGCTTCTAGCCCAGAGAGTGGATCTTCTTGAATACGACACACCTCTCCACAGTGCCGCTGGAAGCCGTGAGATCGGCAACCCCATCCTGCAGTTGTTCACGGATGCCGTCAATAATATTGCGCTAAACAGTGGCCGGCGTATGCCAGAATGCAACAAGATTCCGCACACCTGTGGCATACATGACGAGGCGTGACCGCGAGAGACAGAACCTGACGAAGAGATAACCGGGGAATAACAGCGTTACAACCACCGCATCTTTCGTCTAACATGCTTCTTTTCTCTGATCCGTGGACAAAGAGCCTCTACTTCGGCCTATGAGAGATTTGAACTCCACTGCATATTCTTGATGCGGTTACATACGCACCATATGCCATGCGCCTGCACAGGCTCAACCATTGAGGGTCTTCTCCGCAAGGCAAGGGGCGCTACCAGCTGCCGCGAACCCAAGAACTCGTTCCCTGTCAGCGCAGGCCACACCAACTGTGTCAACGGCTTCTCGTATCGACGCGAATCTAAAGTCCTTCACCAATTGTTGCAATCGAGCTTCCGTTTTTCGAAGATTCAAGTAATGCCGAAACTTCGACACCAAAGACCCTTCCATCCTCGGCTGATCTGGATCAAGCTCCCACGGGTGGAAATACATGACGAGTGGCTGCCCATCCGTTGCAGCACGCGTGAGCAAATTATGCAAAATCTGATACGGATACAACCGAAAATACCCTCCGCCTGCGATCGGAAGACGAATTGGTCCCATTCGCAATGTCGAAGGAGGAACTTCCCATAGAGCACCAGCAGGGGTCTCTAAGAGATGGCACCAGGGGTTGGCTCCAGGCATCCCATAGCGGTCATGTTGGATGGGAAAGATACTTGAGTCATAGACATACCCTTCCTCAACCAGTATAGGCAACGCCCACTTCGTTTCCGGTGTAATGGTAAAAGACGGGGCCCGGTAGCCGTGGACCGGCCCACCAATAATATTCTCGAGAATGTCTTTGCTGTTTCGGACATCTTCCCGAAATAGCCCCGGCGTCTGGGAGGTAATCAACTCATGTCCGAAACCATGTGAGGCTATCTCATGGCCATAACTCGCGATGGTCCTCACAAGCTCAGGATGTTTTTGGGCAACCCATCCAAGCACAAAAAATGTTGCATGAATCCCCTGAGCCGAGAGGATTGAGAGAATTTTCTCGACATTCCGCTCCACCCGGCTCTCATAGCTGTCCCACTGACGTCTCCTCATCGTCGACCAAAAGGCAGCGACTTGGAAATGCTCTTCTACATCAAATGAGAGCGCATGTACCCGACTTGCTTGCGGCTTCATTGTTCCTAACGGGCCCCTTCCCCAAGCAGAACAACTCTGGCCGTTTCAGTCAGTATTCGAAAATCCAAGGCTAGGGTCATGTTCTTCACATAGTACAAATCGTATTGAAGCTTGGTATGTGCATCCTCAGCAGTCGATCCATAGCGAAATTGTGTCTGTGCCCATCCCGTCACCCCAGGTCGAACCGTGTGCCGAATATCGTAGTAGGGGATTTTCTTCCTGAGTTCATCGACAAACACCGGCCGCTCAGGACGTGGGCCAACCAAGCTCATCTCTCCCCTTAACACGTTATAGAGCTGTGGCAGCTCATCGATCCTCAGCTTCCTGAGTATACGTCCAACACGAGATATTCGAGGGTCCTGTTTTTCCGCCCATCGAGGTCCACTCTTTTCTGCGTCGCTATACATCGAGCGAAATTTCCAAATCATATAT includes these proteins:
- a CDS encoding GNAT family N-acetyltransferase, whose amino-acid sequence is MPVFRFVPPAGTPMGIADIAWWARHVLTDDDTLVRFEKEIRARFGVRYCVFVSTGRAALTLALLALKTLDGGRRDEVVIPSYTCFSVASSVVKAGLKVRLADVDPATLDFAPGALETIDGSRVLAVVATNLYGLPSDLPAITRWAKGRGVFVVDDAAQCLGGSIDGQASGTWGDVGLYSLDKGKNITSIDGGILVTNSERIAAAIDDQVRTLPKCAPGESLIHIAKLLVYAALLHPRRYWLPNMLPFLGLGTTACRIDYPLAQYDGWMAPMGRRFFARLDAINARRIENAGRLMSDLPWGPYLDPIVPNPRAVPACLRFPMLIHPRYRDAVVAALCANGIGATASYPTAISDVLELRDHIRDGEREVVGGREVARRIVTLPTHGYVTLQDHERMVRSVTAVLGPGRGKHKAPSPELEARLLPGIDSAGLDEKQWNALIAGSETNTIFQTHQWTKSWLKAFGDQYEQMLVAVSNTAGVVGVAPLVVQRGLIGERLVRFMGDGKADYCDFLAVSDKPRVLEKIFDGIFAMRERWDVIELNNIPSESSTIELVRAICQRTGQRILVQDHFQCHRLLIRGHEDEALKIFNKAGLRRRQHYFERNGSLAFKDLTGTAVIPYLAGFFEQHVARWAGSKSPSLFLKERNRIFYRDLAVAMADKEWLLLSVVEFNEKPMAIHYGFNYNGTLLWYKPSFDVTYAKHSPGLVLLRHLLGYAIEQQRREFDFTIGDEPFKSRFTNSTRKTVSLKIFRGSGRFLLESLKQKLLSVVRGMP
- the asnB gene encoding asparagine synthase (glutamine-hydrolyzing), whose protein sequence is MCGIAGIVKYPNAAVEKPLLQRMIGLVNHRGPDAAGFHLSGPVGLAHARLSIIDVGGGHQPMHNEDKTVWITFNGEIFNYVELREDLIKKGHRFQTQSDTEVIVHLYEEKGEECVHDLNGQWAFAIWDSRRERLFLSRDRLGVRPLFYAQTPEGFVFGSEIKSLLVVPSVSRAIDRQALDELFTFWVTLPPRTIFEGVSELPPGHSIILEHGDLQIKPYWTLDYNPSKELMQEEEAREGLFELLLDAVRIRLRADVPVGAYLSGGLDSTVIAALVKKLGTTHLKTFSIAFEDKEFDESSFQNEASQFLGTDHQGVLCSSQDIGRVFPEVIWHTEKPVLRTAPAPLFLLSKLVREQGYKVVLTGEGSDEILGGYDIFKEAKIRRFWAKYPDSKFRPMLLRRLYPYMKNIQSQSDAYLRAFFHVRKEDVESPFFSHLPRWDMTSKLKVFYSKATADSLKSCNAMHTIEGLLPSRYGQWDHFSQSQYLEAAHLLPGYILSSQGDRMAMAHSIEGRFPFLDYRVVEFASRLSPQLKMKVLNEKYLLKAAIGDMIPRSIRNRHKQPYRAPDSQSFLADGKEGKLFEYVEELLAPRAIQEGGVFDAGAVGKLLEKARQGQIVSMKDNMALVGVLSTQVVIDRFIKNFPRSV
- the nadE gene encoding NAD(+) synthase; this translates as MKKESGIFSADQLKLDVSKEADRIGVFMREGVFKQLKRKGVVVGLSGGIDSSAVAALSVHALGADRVVGIFMPESDSSDDSLRLGQLLAKKLGIRTFKEDISGILQGAECYRRRDEAIKAVVPQYHAGYKSKLVLSSLDSSEFRISYVVVQDPEGKQTKVRLTADAFLALVAATNFKQRTRKMMEYYYADRFLYAVGGTPNRLEYDQGFFVKNGDGSADIKPIAHLYKSQVYQIARFLGVPEEILNRPPTTDTYSLAQSQEEFYFSLPYDKMDLCLYAKDRQIPAETVAVAAGLTAAQVDRVYRDIDAKRAVARYLHMEPLLIEAVGDVGTPS
- a CDS encoding class I adenylate-forming enzyme family protein, yielding MRVETVIAQTMDSWPHKVAVVYKGRQWTYGGLRDLVATVKSRLSDGGFIEGDRAILWMENSPDYIAAYLAVLQAGGVVVAIHPQVPVAEVARIIRHVGATGLIASSAVKHWTIDDVNSVGLRFIVKDDQVIACRHGESTIKSPADLAQIIYTSGSTGQPKGVMLTHRNLMANTKSILEYLQLTSDDSAMAVLPFMYAYGNSVMLTHLFVGGTLVIENSFLYPHVILESMMREKVTGFSGVGTTYAIMLNHSSLKSYSFPALRYLTHAGGPMPSELLIRVRSVFSGARLFIMYGQTEASARLTYLPPDLLDVKKGSAGRAIPGVTLKIVKEGGAEARVGEVGEVYASGDNIMQGYWQDPHTTADALRDGWLRTGDLGRLDEDGYLTIEGRNSEMIKSGAYRISPVEIEEVLLQHPQVHEAGVVGVDDPILGQKICAVVTLKPAGCATDQELLAHCAQGLVQYKRPKSIIVVDALPKSPSGKVLRQNLREISLRAVQSSAPVTS
- a CDS encoding glycosyltransferase family 2 protein, which encodes MSINRSAETTPQVDVSVIIPTYNRGPLLIEAIESVLAQTCQSVEVIVVDDGSSDDTLERLEPYRPKISIVTTNHGGAPHARNAGMKVAKGRYVAFLDSDDRYLPHKLALQVQVLDQFPDVGLVYSEFSGFGDGIAEEYHLKTYHAPAFRNGETYDRYFDTSLSLKEAGIDCLSWSDRRIHFGHIFNQYLRVLFVFTNSVLVRRSVLDSVGYHDEGLSLFDGYDLVLRIAKHNRIAFVDVPTYQLRYHDGQISTTKRADGPVVFISKQRQLLQIVERHAVQDAAYYRENKIMVDATMGKLHRALGVALMCYPGHETEARKIFVEGRRYGLSVPGFWFLTFLPSFFRRVAMKLQEVILRIGKRA
- a CDS encoding FemAB family PEP-CTERM system-associated protein, whose protein sequence is MQIIQCDESYEKAWDEFVCSQEHASFYHLFGWKAVNESCFGHQTFYLAAVDAGRIRGVFPLVYLKGRVFGKILCSLPFLNYGGPCSDDPGVELRLLDEARKIVDQHRVDYLEIRSTRKLDGDLQTSEHKVSITVTLDNNPDVIWDAFKTGHRKHIRQAYKQGLTVRCGGPELLDTFYDILSESWKNLGTPLYQKRFFECVMKIFPERARIFVVDYEGVPVSAAFNGYFGHTVEGMWLGTRPEYRQLESSYVLYWEMIKDSCERGYQLFHLGRSTVDSGGETFKKKWNTYPTQLYWQYIVRDGRPMPQLNVGNPKFQLAMRVWRMLPMPITSMLGPLVAREIP
- a CDS encoding acyl carrier protein; its protein translation is MSSIETELRKYILDKLLFGRTEVALSGDASFLESGIIDSTGVLELVSFLEEQFQVKVEDEDLIPANLDSINAITRYVEKKRK